One stretch of Streptomyces hygroscopicus DNA includes these proteins:
- a CDS encoding acyl-CoA dehydrogenase, whose protein sequence is MTSTTNRTHRSTALPPLDFDRLPALTAALAARAPAHDRDASFPTEGVALVHEAGLLTATVATRHGGPGAGLADTVRILRALGAGDPAVALVAAMTLFVHAAEARTPAWPATVYADLLAASAAGPALVNTLRVEPELGSPIRGGLPATTARRDGGHWLLTGRKIYSTGAIGLSRMLVFARTEPGDGEPARVGTFIVRTGSPGLTVEPTWDHVGLRASRSDDVVLDSVPVPADDVIGLTEPGDTPGARPDPVTGAWNALGLTALYLGVAGAARDWLTGFLHERVPTALGAPLATLPRFQSAVGEIETALIGADTLVDALAARVDAGDPEAAERAGVAKVLGTRAAITAVDQALTLTGNHGLTHANPLQRHYRDVLCSRVHTPQDDSVLTATGRAALARRFTATASNPSAPKGN, encoded by the coding sequence GTGACCTCCACCACCAACCGGACCCACCGTTCCACCGCCCTGCCGCCCCTGGACTTCGACCGGCTTCCCGCGCTCACCGCGGCGCTGGCCGCCCGTGCTCCCGCACACGACCGCGATGCCTCCTTCCCCACCGAAGGGGTCGCCCTGGTCCACGAAGCCGGGCTGCTCACCGCCACCGTCGCCACGCGGCACGGCGGACCCGGGGCCGGGCTCGCCGACACCGTCCGCATCCTGCGCGCCCTCGGCGCCGGCGACCCGGCCGTGGCCCTGGTGGCGGCCATGACCCTGTTCGTCCACGCCGCCGAGGCCCGTACGCCCGCCTGGCCGGCCACCGTCTACGCCGACTTGCTCGCCGCGTCGGCCGCGGGCCCGGCCCTGGTCAACACCCTGCGCGTCGAGCCGGAACTCGGCAGCCCGATCCGCGGCGGGCTGCCTGCCACCACCGCGCGGCGCGACGGCGGCCACTGGCTGCTGACGGGCCGGAAGATCTACTCCACGGGTGCGATCGGGCTCAGCCGCATGCTGGTCTTCGCGCGCACCGAACCCGGCGACGGGGAGCCCGCACGCGTCGGCACCTTCATCGTCCGCACGGGCAGCCCCGGGCTGACCGTGGAGCCGACCTGGGATCACGTCGGTCTGCGGGCGAGCCGCAGCGACGACGTCGTGCTGGATTCCGTACCGGTCCCCGCCGACGACGTCATCGGCCTCACCGAGCCCGGCGACACGCCGGGCGCCCGCCCCGACCCGGTGACCGGGGCCTGGAACGCCCTCGGCCTGACCGCGCTGTACCTCGGCGTCGCGGGCGCCGCCCGCGACTGGCTGACCGGCTTCCTCCACGAGCGCGTGCCCACCGCCCTCGGTGCGCCGCTCGCGACCCTGCCCCGCTTCCAGAGCGCCGTCGGCGAGATCGAGACGGCCCTCATCGGCGCCGACACGCTCGTGGACGCGCTCGCCGCCCGCGTCGACGCGGGCGACCCGGAGGCCGCCGAACGGGCGGGCGTCGCCAAGGTCCTCGGCACCCGCGCCGCCATCACCGCCGTCGACCAGGCCCTCACGCTCACCGGAAATCACGGCCTCACGCACGCCAACCCGCTCCAGCGGCATTACCGGGACGTGCTGTGCAGCCGTGTGCACACCCCGCAGGACGACTCCGTCCTCACCGCCACCGGCCGCGCGGCACTGGCCC